The genome window CAGTCACACAGTCAGAACCGTGAAAATTacgatacttttacagtaattattcccggtaataaacagaaggtatcacgaaggtatgcgtccggatttcaaagtaaaggacgacagAAAAAACTTAAggatatttcacccaactttgacGTGGAATGAAAAGCTTAgtttccataagtagtctatgattcatatactgctgaacttagtacttccaagactacttgcatgcataatttgaagtacttttactttgattGAAATTCACAGAGCTGATCCTCTTCCTGGAACGACTCTCAGCTTGATaagccctccctcttctctcaaACACAACAAGCTCCACCCTACACATGTATTTCCTTTTGAATCTGCGGTCTGAAGGAGGATGTATCTTAGCTGACAGGCCTCAATCACTGCACAAACAGATGCTGTTCTGATCAGAGCTCAAACCAGTTTCTGTTATCAAGAAGTGAAACTCATACGTTCGTAGACACTTAGAGGTGAAATGGCACAAAAAGGGATTCAGCTGAaccgagagactttctcttgttcgatctgtttggatctactgaaggatccggtggctactccctgtggacacagctattGCACcaactgtattaaagaccactgggatgaagaggatgagaagaaaacctacagctgccctcagtgcaggaagagcttcacaccgaggcctgagctgctgaaaaacaccatgttagcagttttagAGAAGGacctgaagaagactggactccaagctgctcctgctgatctctgctatgctggacctgaagatgtggcctgtgatgtctgcactgggaggaaactgagagcagttaagtcctgttctgtcagtgtgtggcctcttactgtgagaaacacctgcagcctcattaTCAATCAGCTGCTttcaagaaacacaagctggtggagccgtcagagaagctccaggagaacatctgctctcgtcatgatgaggtgatgaagatgttctgtcgtactgatcagcagtgtatctgttatctctgctctgtggaggaacacaaaggccacgacacagtgtcagctgcagcagagaggactgagaggcagagagagctggaggggagtcgacacaacatccagcagagaatccagaacagagagaaagatgtgaagctgcttcaacaggaggtggaggccatcaatggctctgctgataaagcagtggagcacagtgagaagatcttcacccagctgatccgtctcatggaggaaagacgctctgatgtgaagcagcaggtcagatcccggcaggaaactgaagtgagtcgagtcaaagagcttcaggagaagctggagcaggagatcactgagctgaagaggaaagacgctgagctgaagaagctctcacacacagaggatcacaaccagtttctacacaactacccctcactgtcagcactcagtgagtctacacactcatccagcatcaagatccgtcctctcaagtactttgaggatgtgacagcagctgtgtcagaggtcagagacaaactacaggacgtcctgagacaGACGGggacaaacatctcactgacagagactgacgtggatgttttactgtcaaacccacaaccagaacccaagaccagagctgacttcttaagatattcatgtgaaatcacactggatccaaacacagcaaacactaTGCttttattatctgaggggaacagaaaagcaacattcATGAGGGATCATCAGTCTTATTCTAgacacccagacagattcactggcAAGTTTtttcaggtcctgagtagacagagtctgactggacgttgttactgggaggtggagaggagaggaggagtttatgtagcagtcgcatacaagaatatcaggaGAACAGGGAGGACAGATGAATCTAAATTTGGACACAATGATAAATCTTGGTCATTAAGATATGACCTTAACAGGTATATGTTTTGGTACAACAAAGTCAAAACTCCCATCTCAGGTCCTCTgccctccagagttggagtgtacctggatcacagtgcaggtattctgtccttctacagagtctctaacaccatgactctcctctacagagtccagaccacattcactcagcctctctatgctggactgAGGTTCTGTAACTTTGGAGCCACTGCTGAGTTGTGTAAACTGAAATAGACAGAAAAAATTTAAGGGACACTGAGTTAAATCATTctcatgttgttttcatgtttgtcaCTGATTGTTGtgtcatgtcttcagctgtcaatcaaactttgtgggcggtactttgacgCCTCCTCGGTTTGTTGCTCTGTAAATGTTTGAGGTGTTTGTAGGTGAcactccttcctgtgtctgtttagCCACGGAGGCTctcactgctcctgatgaggtttgttGACCTCCACTGATTCTTCTTGTTCTTAAAATGTGAGCGTCTCTGTGCTCTAACTGCATGTTGAATATTTGTACTGATGTatttgtatgttgttgtttctcttccactGCGTGAGTCTTCagagagaaagcagcacacCTTCATTTATTGTAGATGTTTTGTTCTGTGGAAGCTCATTTCTGCCagtaaaatagaaacagaaatatgaaaactcaaaattgaaatgaaaacacaattatgaGATGATAAATTGACTTTTATCTCTAATAATAACTGATCATTATCACTTTTGATGTCATACTTTTGACTTTTCTCTCATAATTATGTCTCACCATGACAATATTTTTATTCTCATGTTTCCgtctgattgttttttctttagtgGCAGAAATCAGCTCCCGTACAGTTATCACCACTTTGTACAGAattctttaattacatttatttgtctgATCCACTAAATGTTGTTCTTGTCGTCTGTATCGATTTACAAATGAGGAACTATGAGGTTTTATAAAGCTGTAAATATCctgatcataatcaataaggagaTGATTGATGAATGTGTTGTTGGTCGCTGAGATTCTGCTCAAACAAACTGTTGAGATGAAGTGAATCTGTTgatgaaatcactgaacaagAGTCAGtgaacagactttactgatgggacgtgtgaacaaactgaagcttcacatcatgaataaacaaacatgaacaaagttTCTTCTTGTCGTCATTTCAGGGTTTCAAACAAAGCTGAtggagaaaatatgaaaatgtgtgtgtggctccacCTGCTGTTATTTTAATGACAGAGGAAAATCTACACTGAATAACTTCTGCACACGTTTTAATATTTACCTTCACTTCAATGAGCCTCTGCAGCGTGATACCTTCTTTACAACATACAGAAGTGATATGCCGacatactgcagtactacttcTTGTATAATACTATCAACACACTGCAGCCAGTATTCATGTTCCTACTGCACATGTGCTCTAAATGACCTCGCTGAATTAAGCATGTTTGCATCGTTCCCAAGAGTCACATCAACTAGAAACTTCAGAAAACTTTCTGCCACATTCACGTCATATCGTTCAAATGGTAATGTACTGCAGCCGAGAGGGAACAACTGTTTGTTTCATTCTATTTATCCACCTTATCATCAACCTACCGCTTAAATATATGTACATAATAGAAGTAGCTCATTTTATCTGGTGTGCCTAAAAAtcaatgttctttttttttctacagaaaaagaataaaatacatgtagaacatttgctgaaagaataaacaaataatgcagaattagtcagagacagagtttcgaAGAGTCACGTCTGGTCTGTTTGGCCTCTTACTGtcagaaacacctgcagcctcatcATGAAtaacctacatttaaaaaacacaagctggtggagccgtcagagaagctccaggagaacatctgctctcgtcatgatgaggtgatgaagatgttctgccgtactgatcagcagtgtaattgttatctctgctctgtggacgaacataaaggccacgacacagtgtcagctgcagcagagaggactgagaggcagagagagctggaggggagttgacacaacatccagcagagaatccaggacagagaggaagatgtgaagctgcttcaacaggaggtggaggccatcaatggctctgctgataaagcagtggagcacagtgagaagatcttcacccagctgatccgtctcaagGAGGAAAGTGCTTGGCAAAGATAGCAGCTCAGTGCTAACTCacttggtgttcctcagattgtgAAGTTAGCTGGCAAGCTTTGCATCGCAGCTGCTGGTGAAAACTGATCTGGAATACTGGTATGACCTCGTGtcactgcagtgaggagaagttatTTTGGCCTACTCTTGTAGTAGACTAGTTGTTAAATGTAAGGACTTTTGGCTAAAGAGTTCAAGATG of Sparus aurata chromosome 17, fSpaAur1.1, whole genome shotgun sequence contains these proteins:
- the LOC115566963 gene encoding tripartite motif-containing protein 16-like protein → KTRADFLRYSCEITLDPNTANTMLLLSEGNRKATFMRDHQSYSRHPDRFTGKFFQVLSRQSLTGRCYWEVERRGGVYVAVAYKNIRRTGRTDESKFGHNDKSWSLRYDLNRYMFWYNKVKTPISGPLPSRVGVYLDHSAGILSFYRVSNTMTLLYRVQTTFTQPLYAGLRFCNFGATAELCKLK